The Deltaproteobacteria bacterium genome segment ATCTTCATCTCAAAAAAGGGCGGGCAGCAGCCCACGGAGGAAAGTTTGGCCGGAAAATCATTCTTATCCAGAATGGTCACGAAACCCTCGGTCAAACCGTAAAGTTCATAGAACCGGCCGGGCAGCCGGCGGTTTAACTCTTCTTTGTGTTCCTTAAGGAGTGGGGCCCCCAAACAGATTAAACATTCCAGGGAGCCACAGGTTTCGAGGCTGAAATTCGGGGAATTAAGCAGGCCGATGATCTGGGCCGGGACCGTATCCACATGGGTAACATTTTCTTCAGAAATGGTCCGGATCATGGCCTCGGCATCAAATTGCGGATGCAGGATGTAGGTAGCCCCCAGATACATGGCCGGCATGAGGGTCAAAAAGGCCCCGTTAAAGACAATGGATCCGGTGTGGAGGATAACGCTCTCCGGCCTGACACGAAAGGCCGAGGAAAAGTGGGTGCAGTACATGGCCCGCACATAATGGGTATGGATGATCCCTTTAGGCAGACCGGTGGTCCCACTGCTGTAAATGATATTGTAGAGGTCCTGATCCATAATCTCGACATCGGGTGGATCATGGTCGCCTGTTCGGACCTTCAAAAAATGGTATCCTTGATACCCTGGGGTGTTGTCGCTGTCGGTCAACAGATAACGATCGGCTTTAATTACCGGAAGCTGTTCTTTGATAGGGTCGAGCACTTCCACGAAGGCCTTATTGGTAACAACCAGGAGGGTGTCCGAATCGTTTAGCAGGCTGACCAGCCCGGTCCCCCTGAGCAAAGGGCTTAAGGGCACCACCACGGCACCGATGCGGGCTACGGCCCAGTAGGTCTCGTAAAGCTCCAGGCAGTTGGGCAGGATGGTGGCTACTTTATCCCCTTTCCGGACCCCCAGATCCCAAAGAACATTAGCCAGCCGATTGACACTTTTATGGAGTTCCAGGTAAGTCAGGCGCTTTTCCTGAAAAACAACGGCCATCTGATGGGGGCGGAAGCGGGCCTGACGGGGCAATAACGTTCCAAGATTCATAAGTCCTCCTTCGAGTGACTGCCTGATAATCTATAACGAAAAATCCCCTCTTTATCCCTCCTTTAAAAAAGGGGGAAGGGGGGATTTCATTTTAAACCCTCATGTCCAGGGGGCGCCGCGAAACATGAAAATATTACTTAAACATGGAGTTAGCTCGTCATTCCGGCGAAAGCCGGAATCCAGGCTAAAGAAAATCCGTAACCCCCTGGATGCCGGATCAAGTCCGGCATGACGGAGAACGATCTGTTTAAATGCTGATAACGTGCTTTTCTTTATCCCCTACACCATCAAATATTTCTTACGCACCTCTTCGCTGGCCTTTAATTCCTCGATGGTGCCTTGATAGCGGATAGTCCCTTTGTCCATGACATAGGCCCGGTCACTCAGGGTCATGGCCAGCCCCACGTTGTGCTCGCAGATGAGCATGGTGACACCTGTTTTTTTGATCTCCATGAGTTGCTCGCCCATGGCCCGAACCACCATAGGGGCCAGTCCTTCCCCGGGTTCATCCAGCAGAAGCAGGGACGGGTTGGTCATCAGGGTCCGGGCGATGGTCAGCATCTGTTGCTCCCCGCCGCTTAAGTGCCCGCCCATATGACTGTCCAGTTCGATCAGCTTCGGAAACAGCGTATAGATCCGGTCCAGATTCCAAAGACCTCCCTGGCGCTCCCTTTTACCCAGAAGAAGGTTCTGGCGAACGGTCAGATCCGGGAAGATCCGACGGTCATCGGGAACAAAGCCCACCCCCATCTGGGCGATGGTGTAAGGAGGTTTGCCGGACACTTCTTTTCCCTGAAATTGAATACTCCCCTTCTTGGGCGGCGTAAGGCCGATGATGCTCTTTAAGGTGGTGGTCTTACCGGCCCCGTTTCTGCCGAGCAGGCAAACCGCTTCCCCCTCTTTTATCTCCAGAGAGATCCCGAAGAGGATATGACTGGTTCCGTAATAGGTATGAATATCTTTGACTTCCAGGATCATGCCGCACCGCCCAGGTAGACTTTTTGAACCTGATCACTGGCCCGGACCTCTTCCGGGGTCCCATCGGCGATCAGGGTGCCCTGGTGAAGGACCGAGATCCGTCGGGCAATCCCGAAGACCACCGCCATATCATGTTCGGTAAAGAGGATGGTCAGACCTTTTTGATCGACTAATTTTTTTATAATTTCCATGATACTGTCGGTCTCCTCGGGAGACATGCCGCAGGTCGGCTCATCCAGGAGGAGCATCTCGGGTTTGGTTCCCAGGGTAACGGCCAGTTCCAGCCTTTTTTTATCCCCATGAGAAATGGAATCGCCGTTGATCCCCGCCTGGTCGGCCAGGCCCACATCTTCCAGAATTTGCCAGACCTCTTCCTTAAAATATTTTTTAGCGGTAGAGAAGAAACGGGTAGTCACCTTCTGGTGGGAGAGAAGGGCCATCAGAACACTCTCATAAACTGTCATTTTGGGATAGATGCTGGTAATTTGAAAGGAACGGGTGATCCCCAACCGGCACCTTCGGTAAGGAGGAAGCTTGGTAATGTCTTGGCCCCTGAAAAAAACCTGGCCGGAATCGGGGAGGTGATAACCGGTGATCAGGTTGAAATAGGTAG includes the following:
- a CDS encoding ABC transporter ATP-binding protein, whose product is MILETKKLVKIFGKLLATNSVTLSVRPGDIHAIIGPNGAGKSTYFNLITGYHLPDSGQVFFRGQDITKLPPYRRCRLGITRSFQITSIYPKMTVYESVLMALLSHQKVTTRFFSTAKKYFKEEVWQILEDVGLADQAGINGDSISHGDKKRLELAVTLGTKPEMLLLDEPTCGMSPEETDSIMEIIKKLVDQKGLTILFTEHDMAVVFGIARRISVLHQGTLIADGTPEEVRASDQVQKVYLGGAA
- a CDS encoding AMP-binding protein, whose amino-acid sequence is MNLGTLLPRQARFRPHQMAVVFQEKRLTYLELHKSVNRLANVLWDLGVRKGDKVATILPNCLELYETYWAVARIGAVVVPLSPLLRGTGLVSLLNDSDTLLVVTNKAFVEVLDPIKEQLPVIKADRYLLTDSDNTPGYQGYHFLKVRTGDHDPPDVEIMDQDLYNIIYSSGTTGLPKGIIHTHYVRAMYCTHFSSAFRVRPESVILHTGSIVFNGAFLTLMPAMYLGATYILHPQFDAEAMIRTISEENVTHVDTVPAQIIGLLNSPNFSLETCGSLECLICLGAPLLKEHKEELNRRLPGRFYELYGLTEGFVTILDKNDFPAKLSSVGCCPPFFEMKIMNDQRQELPVGEVGEIVGRGPILMPGYYKRPDLTEKAVIDGWLYTGDLGYMDADGYLCLVDRKKDMIISGGINVYPKDIEEIVIQHPAVREVAVFGIPHEKWGETPVAAVILYRPGAVAEDELKGWINQRVGAAYQRVHQVVFKEDFPRSTAGKTLKRVMREEMTL
- a CDS encoding ABC transporter ATP-binding protein, with the protein product MLEVKDIHTYYGTSHILFGISLEIKEGEAVCLLGRNGAGKTTTLKSIIGLTPPKKGSIQFQGKEVSGKPPYTIAQMGVGFVPDDRRIFPDLTVRQNLLLGKRERQGGLWNLDRIYTLFPKLIELDSHMGGHLSGGEQQMLTIARTLMTNPSLLLLDEPGEGLAPMVVRAMGEQLMEIKKTGVTMLICEHNVGLAMTLSDRAYVMDKGTIRYQGTIEELKASEEVRKKYLMV